A single region of the Synechococcus sp. HK05 genome encodes:
- the chrA gene encoding chromate efflux transporter: MTRSVSLLEASRFWWRLGWVSFGGPAGQIALLHRELVDQRRWLSEQRYLHALNVCMLLPGPEATQLATYLGWLMHGWPGGLIAGALFLLPSALLLSALGWLYVEWGTLPLLMAVFAALKPAVLAIVVVAAWRLARRTLCTALHGLLAALALVLLTGSSLPYPALVLGAALVGWLAGCWRPRWILPAERALPPPAPAAEAEPALEPIHGDHTPTPAHARFRGRALLITLLAWGLALALPLAALVRLGGWDGPLALMARFFTQVALVSFGGAYAVLPYVAQGAVEQHGWLSAAQMLDGLALGETTPGPLIMVLAFVGFLGGWNSDAGGWAAAAVAVWFTFLPSFGFILAGAPLVEASRGDLRFTAPLTAITAALVGVIASLAVFFAVPVLLPGGRPDPMAALITLLALLLLLRQRWGVVTLIGSAALLGVLRFGLAELL; this comes from the coding sequence GTGACGCGCAGCGTGAGCCTGCTGGAGGCCAGCCGCTTCTGGTGGCGTCTCGGCTGGGTGAGTTTTGGTGGGCCGGCCGGCCAGATCGCCCTGCTGCATCGGGAGCTGGTGGACCAGCGGCGCTGGCTGAGCGAGCAGCGCTACCTGCATGCGCTCAATGTCTGCATGCTGTTGCCCGGCCCCGAGGCCACGCAGCTGGCCACCTACCTGGGCTGGTTGATGCATGGCTGGCCTGGCGGCCTGATCGCGGGTGCGCTGTTTTTGTTGCCCTCCGCCCTGCTCCTCAGTGCACTGGGCTGGCTGTATGTGGAGTGGGGAACACTGCCGCTGCTGATGGCGGTGTTTGCGGCGCTCAAGCCGGCGGTGCTGGCCATCGTGGTGGTGGCCGCCTGGCGCCTGGCACGGCGCACCCTGTGCACAGCGCTGCATGGCTTGTTGGCGGCCCTGGCCCTGGTGCTGCTCACCGGTTCGTCGTTGCCTTATCCCGCCCTGGTGCTCGGGGCGGCGCTGGTGGGTTGGCTGGCGGGTTGTTGGCGGCCGCGCTGGATCCTGCCGGCCGAGCGGGCGCTGCCGCCACCAGCACCGGCGGCCGAGGCGGAGCCTGCTCTTGAGCCGATCCATGGCGACCACACGCCCACCCCGGCCCACGCTCGCTTCCGTGGGCGAGCCCTGCTGATCACCCTGCTGGCCTGGGGGCTGGCGCTGGCGCTGCCCCTTGCGGCCTTGGTGCGCCTGGGGGGGTGGGATGGCCCGCTGGCCCTGATGGCGCGCTTTTTCACCCAGGTGGCGTTGGTGAGCTTTGGCGGTGCCTACGCCGTGCTGCCCTATGTGGCTCAGGGGGCGGTGGAGCAGCACGGCTGGTTGAGTGCTGCCCAAATGCTGGATGGCCTGGCCCTGGGGGAAACCACGCCGGGGCCGCTGATCATGGTGCTGGCCTTCGTGGGCTTTCTGGGGGGCTGGAACAGCGACGCGGGCGGCTGGGCGGCAGCGGCGGTTGCCGTGTGGTTCACCTTCTTGCCGTCGTTTGGCTTCATCCTGGCGGGGGCACCGCTGGTGGAGGCGAGCCGCGGCGATCTGCGCTTCACCGCTCCGCTCACGGCGATCACCGCCGCCCTGGTGGGGGTGATCGCCAGCTTGGCGGTGTTCTTTGCCGTGCCGGTGTTGCTACCGGGCGGGCGCCCCGATCCCATGGCGGCGCTGATCACGCTGCTGGCCTTGCTGCTGTTGCTGCGGCAGCGCTGGGGTGTGGTGACGTTGATCGGCTCAGCGGCGCTGTTGGGAGTGCTGCGCTTCGGCTTGGCAGAGCTTCTCTAG
- a CDS encoding creatininase family protein: MECNHRAGTRRLEQLAWPQLVQAASQPGSTVVWPFGAFEQHGPQLPLGTDALFADQLLNRVLAGLPEALPIWRLPVQNLGFSPEHLGFPGTLSLPAELLIRQIEVIGAQLADAGFQRLVLFNGHGGQIALLQVAARQLRAQRPELAVLPCFLWSGPEGIGELLEEPERSQGLHAGLAETSLMLQLAPELVGPERPADGLLSEPPPAGWSLEGAVPEAWLTADLSRTGVVGDSRGASAELGAALEQRLVTGWQRLLEALLDSAWPPGAANGAGARA; this comes from the coding sequence ATGGAGTGCAACCACCGAGCCGGCACCCGTCGGCTGGAGCAGCTGGCCTGGCCGCAGCTGGTGCAGGCGGCATCCCAGCCCGGCAGCACGGTGGTGTGGCCGTTCGGCGCCTTCGAGCAGCACGGCCCCCAACTGCCCCTGGGCACCGATGCGCTGTTTGCTGATCAGCTGCTCAATCGGGTGCTGGCGGGGCTGCCCGAAGCGCTACCGATCTGGCGGCTACCTGTGCAGAACCTGGGCTTCTCTCCCGAACACCTGGGCTTCCCGGGCACCTTGAGCCTGCCGGCGGAGCTGCTGATCCGGCAGATCGAGGTGATCGGCGCGCAGCTGGCCGATGCGGGCTTCCAGCGCCTGGTGCTGTTCAACGGCCATGGCGGCCAGATCGCCCTGCTGCAGGTGGCCGCCCGCCAGCTGCGCGCCCAGCGGCCGGAGCTGGCCGTGCTGCCCTGCTTCCTCTGGAGCGGGCCGGAGGGCATCGGCGAGCTGCTGGAGGAGCCGGAACGCAGCCAGGGCCTGCACGCCGGCCTCGCTGAAACCAGCCTGATGCTGCAGCTGGCGCCGGAGCTGGTGGGCCCGGAGCGGCCGGCGGATGGCCTGCTGAGCGAACCGCCCCCGGCGGGCTGGAGCCTGGAGGGGGCAGTGCCTGAGGCCTGGCTCACAGCCGACCTCTCCCGCACGGGCGTGGTGGGTGATAGCCGCGGAGCCTCAGCCGAGCTGGGGGCTGCGCTGGAGCAGCGCCTGGTGACCGGCTGGCAGCGGCTGCTGGAGGCCCTGCTGGACAGCGCCTGGCCCCCCGGAGCCGCCAACGGGGCTGGAGCGCGCGCCTGA
- a CDS encoding MBL fold metallo-hydrolase, with translation MYATYFGANGWLLELGGLRVLVDPWLTGALRFPPGSWFFEGQLPRSQPVPADLDLLLLTQGLDDHAHPDTLQLLPRSLPVVGSASAAAKVRGLGFETVTALRPGEHCRHGQLQITATAGAPVPQVENGYLLEHPEGSLYLEPHGYLPADLPARALDAVITPVVDLGLPLAGAFVRGQAVLPELLERFQPRTVLASTAGGDVTFSGLLTRLLWMKGSPAEAAAAMPAGSQLIDPQVGERYALASA, from the coding sequence ATGTACGCCACCTATTTCGGGGCCAATGGCTGGCTACTGGAGCTGGGTGGCCTGCGGGTGCTGGTCGACCCCTGGCTCACCGGCGCGCTGCGGTTTCCGCCGGGATCCTGGTTTTTTGAAGGGCAACTGCCGCGGAGTCAGCCGGTGCCGGCGGATCTGGATCTGCTGCTGCTCACCCAAGGGCTCGACGACCACGCCCATCCAGACACCCTGCAGCTGCTGCCCCGCTCCCTGCCGGTGGTGGGTTCGGCGTCGGCCGCGGCGAAGGTGCGCGGCCTCGGCTTTGAAACGGTGACCGCTCTGCGGCCCGGTGAGCACTGTCGCCACGGCCAGTTGCAGATCACGGCCACGGCCGGCGCGCCGGTGCCCCAGGTGGAGAACGGCTATCTGCTGGAGCATCCCGAGGGATCGCTCTATCTCGAACCCCATGGCTACCTCCCGGCCGATCTACCGGCCCGGGCTCTCGATGCGGTGATCACGCCGGTGGTGGATCTGGGCCTGCCGCTGGCGGGAGCGTTTGTGCGCGGCCAGGCGGTGCTGCCTGAGCTGCTGGAGCGGTTTCAGCCGCGCACGGTGCTGGCCAGCACCGCCGGTGGCGATGTGACCTTCAGCGGTTTGCTCACCCGGCTGCTGTGGATGAAGGGCAGCCCGGCTGAGGCGGCGGCGGCGATGCCGGCGGGCAGCCAGTTGATCGATCCGCAGGTGGGCGAGCGCTATGCGCTGGCCTCTGCCTGA
- the pgeF gene encoding peptidoglycan editing factor PgeF produces the protein MAEAVDPPFDRPDARFNLLEGWTWIGCYGGYYLQADLLSGFEHGFFTRQWAGRGPEVLAGYVSAGVSVHRPKQVHSALVLPASAASAEPWPEADGLVSDVGGQSLWVCGADCTPVLLADPRSGRVAACHAGWRGVASGILLEAIAQLEQAGCRRSDLLVALGPAVSGARYQVERSVAEQVAASLPGQGGGALMAMAELERCGAVQSDPDPGRVRLDIRAATRRQLELAGVPAEQISVCPLCTVGEELLFHSWRRDQVKAVQWSGIVSQQL, from the coding sequence ATGGCGGAAGCCGTTGATCCCCCGTTTGATCGTCCCGACGCCCGCTTCAACCTGTTGGAGGGCTGGACCTGGATCGGCTGCTACGGCGGCTATTACCTCCAGGCCGATCTCCTCTCCGGTTTTGAGCACGGCTTCTTTACCCGCCAATGGGCAGGCCGCGGCCCGGAGGTGCTGGCGGGCTATGTGAGCGCTGGTGTGAGTGTGCACCGTCCCAAGCAGGTGCACAGCGCCCTGGTGCTGCCGGCCAGTGCCGCCAGCGCCGAACCCTGGCCGGAGGCCGATGGCTTGGTGAGCGATGTGGGCGGCCAGAGCCTGTGGGTGTGCGGCGCCGATTGCACACCGGTGTTGCTCGCCGATCCCCGCAGCGGTCGGGTGGCCGCCTGCCATGCGGGCTGGCGCGGTGTGGCTAGCGGCATCCTGCTGGAGGCCATCGCCCAGCTGGAGCAGGCCGGCTGCCGACGCTCCGATCTGCTGGTGGCCCTCGGCCCAGCGGTGAGTGGTGCGCGCTATCAGGTGGAGCGGAGCGTGGCGGAACAGGTGGCTGCTTCGCTGCCGGGGCAGGGCGGCGGGGCCCTTATGGCCATGGCGGAGCTGGAGCGCTGCGGTGCTGTGCAGAGCGACCCCGACCCCGGCCGCGTTCGCCTCGACATTCGCGCCGCCACCCGCCGCCAGCTGGAGTTGGCCGGTGTGCCGGCGGAGCAGATCAGCGTGTGCCCGCTTTGCACGGTGGGGGAGGAGCTGCTGTTCCATTCCTGGCGCCGCGATCAGGTGAAGGCGGTGCAGTGGAGCGGCATCGTGTCGCAGCAGTTGTGA
- a CDS encoding FAD-binding domain-containing protein — translation MACTVVWFRRDLRLSDHAALSQACSQGAVLPVFVLDRDLLFHPETAVARVAFMLESLRALDGELRQRGGRLLIRSGDPAEQLLQLVRASGADGVIAHTDSERLVGRVRDARVSRTLAAHRIPLRWLEPAGACGELMAYSGWSRQWHQAMASPALPAPERVVVPPPSNALPDTPVPNLQELGLRPDHKPIPPGGSAAALQRLEQFCEGSASRSYYWELSYPSAKVTTGLSPYLKFGVVSPRQCLQRLAWLLPRGGEAGRRDPRSRSAVQLASRLRWGCAIHQRFRYLPQLELSALWSPLEASWKLSAQQEELYAAWCEGRTGFPIVDAAARCLQAEGGWLELNFRSRAIYASFLSNLCGIDWRFGALHYMRHLIDGDCPIDHYQWAMQAGVTYHGNKAWTRIYHPGQVAVDRCDPHGLFIRRWLPELRGLTNDQLGTPPAMADYPAPVLDYETSRRLRLETLEQQRLRIGDVQSAMARLPSHIHPFGYQRIAGCEVGWADLWAAQAPSALQPSAVDLDRLDPAGWRALMSWFSGSSRASGTPASRARNRASGRSRRAQASPGQLSLDLGIA, via the coding sequence ATGGCGTGCACGGTGGTGTGGTTTCGGCGTGATCTGCGCCTGAGCGACCACGCAGCCCTCAGCCAAGCCTGCAGCCAGGGCGCGGTCCTGCCGGTGTTTGTGCTGGATCGCGATCTGTTGTTTCACCCGGAAACAGCCGTGGCACGGGTGGCGTTCATGCTCGAGAGCCTGCGGGCCCTCGATGGGGAACTGCGGCAGCGGGGCGGCCGCCTGTTGATCCGCAGCGGCGATCCAGCCGAACAACTGCTGCAGCTGGTGCGCGCCAGCGGTGCCGATGGCGTGATCGCCCACACCGACAGCGAGCGGCTGGTGGGCCGCGTGCGCGATGCCCGCGTCAGCCGCACCCTGGCCGCCCACCGCATTCCCCTGCGTTGGCTGGAGCCGGCCGGCGCCTGCGGCGAGCTGATGGCTTACAGCGGCTGGAGCCGCCAGTGGCACCAGGCCATGGCCAGCCCGGCCCTGCCAGCGCCGGAGCGGGTTGTGGTGCCGCCCCCTTCCAACGCCCTGCCGGACACACCAGTGCCGAACCTGCAGGAGTTGGGCCTGCGCCCGGATCACAAGCCGATCCCTCCAGGCGGCAGCGCTGCAGCGCTGCAACGGCTCGAGCAGTTCTGCGAAGGCTCCGCTTCCCGCAGCTACTACTGGGAGCTCAGCTACCCCTCCGCGAAGGTCACCACCGGGCTGAGCCCCTACCTGAAATTCGGGGTGGTTTCCCCGCGCCAGTGCCTGCAGCGCCTGGCCTGGCTGCTGCCCCGGGGCGGGGAAGCTGGCCGCCGCGATCCCCGCAGCCGCAGTGCCGTGCAGCTGGCCAGCCGCCTGCGCTGGGGCTGCGCCATCCACCAACGCTTTCGCTACCTACCCCAGCTGGAACTCAGCGCGCTCTGGAGCCCCCTCGAGGCCAGCTGGAAGCTCAGCGCCCAACAGGAGGAGCTCTACGCCGCCTGGTGCGAGGGCCGCACGGGCTTTCCAATCGTGGATGCCGCCGCCCGCTGCCTGCAGGCCGAAGGCGGCTGGCTGGAGCTCAACTTCCGCAGCCGCGCCATCTACGCCAGCTTTCTCTCCAACCTCTGCGGCATCGATTGGCGCTTCGGGGCCTTGCACTACATGCGCCACCTGATTGATGGCGATTGCCCCATCGATCACTACCAATGGGCGATGCAGGCGGGCGTGACCTATCACGGCAACAAAGCCTGGACGCGCATCTACCACCCAGGGCAGGTGGCGGTGGATCGCTGCGACCCCCATGGGCTGTTCATCCGCCGCTGGCTGCCGGAACTGCGGGGCCTCACCAACGACCAGCTGGGCACCCCGCCCGCCATGGCCGACTATCCCGCCCCGGTACTCGATTACGAAACATCGCGCCGGCTGCGGCTGGAGACGTTGGAGCAGCAACGTCTCCGAATTGGAGACGTTCAATCCGCAATGGCTCGCCTTCCGAGCCATATCCATCCCTTCGGCTACCAGCGGATCGCCGGTTGCGAAGTGGGCTGGGCTGATCTGTGGGCAGCCCAAGCGCCATCAGCGCTGCAACCAAGCGCCGTGGATCTCGATCGACTCGACCCAGCCGGCTGGCGAGCGCTGATGAGCTGGTTCAGCGGCAGCAGCCGAGCCAGTGGCACGCCCGCAAGCCGCGCCAGAAACCGCGCCAGCGGCCGCAGCCGCCGCGCGCAAGCCAGCCCCGGGCAACTCAGCCTCGATCTTGGAATCGCCTGA
- a CDS encoding Tab2/Atab2 family RNA-binding protein: MSQATDQVADPTRRTAAPLQLDWELDYYSRPILEPDGKKRWELLICSTPAPGAAGPGFRFVQNCSASSVNSQWLKQALEQAIEQAAAEGFAAPRKLRCWRASMRTMVSRAAEQLSLELIPSRRCYALVEWLQERQATVYPAEEGYMAGPLAPAPLPIQPVAVPLPEAARGDSWSWASLPLGALREAAEWDVSFAGLVPLDGTGDDDVMVSGLRLFSSTRSLAIAGWIAGLEPVRLEVSGNQLVLEAGLEDRWLLGNLEAEEAEAAAQAFRAARQQAGGVQFLAVQSSDAQNGFDGFWVLRDLPDA, encoded by the coding sequence ATGAGTCAGGCCACCGATCAGGTTGCTGATCCCACCCGTCGCACTGCAGCCCCGCTGCAGCTCGACTGGGAGCTCGACTACTACTCCCGGCCGATCCTGGAGCCCGATGGCAAAAAGCGCTGGGAGCTGTTGATCTGCAGCACCCCGGCCCCTGGTGCTGCGGGGCCCGGTTTTCGCTTTGTGCAGAACTGCTCCGCGTCGAGTGTGAACTCGCAGTGGCTGAAGCAGGCCCTCGAGCAGGCGATCGAACAGGCCGCGGCCGAGGGCTTTGCCGCCCCCCGCAAGCTGCGCTGTTGGCGGGCTTCGATGCGCACGATGGTGTCGCGTGCGGCGGAGCAGCTGAGCTTGGAGTTGATCCCCAGCCGCCGCTGCTACGCCCTGGTGGAGTGGCTCCAGGAGCGCCAGGCCACGGTGTATCCCGCCGAGGAGGGCTACATGGCTGGGCCCCTGGCGCCGGCGCCTCTGCCGATTCAGCCGGTGGCTGTGCCCCTGCCCGAGGCCGCGCGCGGCGATAGCTGGAGCTGGGCTTCGCTTCCCCTCGGTGCCCTGCGGGAGGCCGCTGAGTGGGATGTGAGCTTTGCCGGTTTGGTGCCCCTCGATGGCACCGGCGACGACGACGTGATGGTGAGCGGCCTGCGCCTGTTCAGCTCCACCCGCTCCCTGGCTATAGCCGGCTGGATTGCGGGCCTGGAGCCGGTGCGCCTGGAGGTGAGCGGCAACCAGCTGGTGCTGGAGGCGGGTCTGGAGGATCGCTGGCTGTTGGGCAATCTCGAGGCGGAGGAGGCTGAGGCGGCGGCCCAGGCCTTCCGCGCGGCGCGGCAGCAGGCCGGTGGCGTGCAGTTTCTGGCCGTGCAAAGCAGCGATGCCCAGAACGGCTTCGATGGCTTCTGGGTGCTGCGCGATCTCCCCGACGCCTGA
- a CDS encoding S1 RNA-binding domain-containing protein, translated as MAGPGNQQPSQPSAKQVQSPRPVPPASPRPPAGSGAGSSPARKPPQVLQINKKEEQLKLEREAAEARAAAEAAAQRAAELENAVRASRGEAPVAPQRPSAPAAPSRSSGGDDELFDMSGFEGLTMADLLGPDDKRGGRGGRSGSGGSGSARMAPPQPERAAAVPARTVDDFDFDADAFLAALDEQEFVGTTGEVAVGTVVGLESDGVYVDIGGKAPGFMPKKECGLGVITNLKERFPRGTEVEVLVTREQNADGMVTVSARALALRQSWEKVRALEKEGKVLQVKVNGFNRGGVTADVEGLRGFIPRSQLQEGENHEALVGKTLGVAFLEVNPETRKLVLSEKKAATAALFQNLEVGQLVEGQVVSVKPYGLFVDLGGISGLLHQSVITGGQMRDLREVFGQGDRVKALITELDPGRGRIALNTALLEGQPGELLIDRDKVMAEATDRANRARSVLRQQEQSAG; from the coding sequence ATGGCCGGTCCTGGCAACCAGCAGCCCTCCCAGCCTTCGGCCAAGCAAGTTCAGTCGCCGCGCCCTGTGCCTCCCGCGTCACCGCGGCCGCCGGCGGGCTCGGGGGCGGGGTCTTCCCCGGCGCGCAAGCCGCCCCAGGTGCTGCAGATCAATAAGAAGGAAGAGCAACTGAAGCTCGAGCGCGAGGCCGCCGAAGCCCGCGCCGCCGCGGAAGCCGCTGCCCAGCGCGCCGCTGAATTGGAAAACGCTGTGCGCGCCTCCCGTGGCGAGGCCCCCGTGGCCCCGCAGCGTCCCAGCGCCCCCGCCGCCCCCTCCCGTAGCTCCGGCGGCGACGACGAGCTGTTCGATATGAGCGGCTTTGAGGGCCTCACCATGGCCGATCTGCTCGGCCCCGATGACAAGCGCGGTGGTCGCGGCGGCCGCTCGGGCTCCGGTGGTTCCGGCAGCGCCCGCATGGCCCCGCCCCAGCCCGAGCGCGCGGCTGCGGTGCCGGCACGCACCGTGGACGACTTTGACTTCGACGCCGACGCCTTCCTGGCCGCCCTCGATGAGCAGGAGTTTGTGGGCACCACCGGTGAGGTGGCCGTGGGCACGGTGGTGGGCCTCGAGAGCGATGGCGTGTATGTGGATATCGGTGGCAAGGCCCCCGGCTTCATGCCCAAGAAGGAGTGCGGCCTGGGGGTGATCACCAACCTCAAGGAACGCTTCCCCCGCGGCACCGAGGTGGAGGTGCTCGTGACCCGTGAGCAGAACGCCGACGGCATGGTGACGGTGAGCGCCCGTGCCCTGGCCCTGCGTCAGAGCTGGGAGAAGGTGCGCGCCCTGGAGAAAGAGGGCAAGGTGCTGCAGGTGAAGGTGAACGGCTTCAACCGCGGCGGTGTCACAGCCGATGTGGAAGGTCTGAGGGGCTTCATTCCCCGCTCCCAGCTGCAGGAGGGCGAAAACCATGAGGCGCTGGTGGGCAAAACCCTTGGCGTGGCCTTCCTGGAGGTGAATCCCGAAACCCGCAAGCTGGTGCTCTCCGAGAAGAAGGCTGCCACGGCCGCCCTGTTCCAGAACCTGGAGGTGGGTCAGCTGGTGGAAGGCCAGGTGGTGTCGGTGAAGCCCTATGGCCTGTTTGTGGATCTGGGCGGCATCAGCGGCCTGCTGCACCAATCGGTGATCACCGGCGGTCAGATGCGCGATCTGCGCGAGGTGTTCGGCCAGGGCGATCGGGTGAAGGCCCTGATCACCGAGCTCGATCCCGGCCGCGGTCGCATCGCCCTCAACACCGCCTTGCTGGAGGGCCAACCCGGGGAATTGCTCATCGATCGCGACAAGGTGATGGCCGAAGCCACCGATCGGGCCAACCGTGCTCGTAGCGTGCTGCGCCAACAGGAACAGAGCGCCGGATGA
- a CDS encoding fatty acid desaturase: MPDPVALRPLIRDLHAAVADLQVAALQPAWGRVLLLLALLAGGGLAYWQLHAWPLRLAAALLVALAETLLLIASHEACHGTLLGHRRLEQVVAALISWPMAWPFCTYRLLHRLHHRWNNRDPRDPERIRHQEPGRRRWLVLAGGAGLILHTLQEALRLQAQQPGLRRALLLDGLGIVLVQALILVVVIQHGQLLAYGVGWLVVERVAGALLQLRGAIEHWQLWQPQPHPLLSQLYGSRTVAVPIWLNGWLGGLPHHSTHHAFPAIPTRLLPLATARLQQVLRAHGYPPLPCCLGYAEAFKQLG; this comes from the coding sequence ATGCCTGATCCGGTTGCGTTGCGCCCGCTGATTCGCGATTTGCATGCCGCCGTTGCTGATCTGCAGGTCGCGGCGTTGCAACCGGCCTGGGGGCGAGTGCTGCTGCTGCTGGCTTTGCTGGCAGGGGGTGGCCTCGCCTACTGGCAGCTCCATGCCTGGCCCTTGCGCCTGGCGGCGGCACTGCTGGTGGCCCTGGCGGAAACCCTGCTGTTGATCGCCAGCCATGAGGCCTGCCACGGCACCTTGCTGGGCCACCGCCGGCTCGAGCAGGTGGTGGCGGCGCTGATCAGCTGGCCGATGGCCTGGCCGTTCTGCACCTATCGGCTGCTGCATCGCCTGCATCACCGCTGGAACAATCGCGATCCGCGTGATCCCGAGCGGATCCGCCATCAGGAGCCCGGCCGTCGGCGCTGGCTGGTGCTGGCCGGTGGGGCCGGATTGATCCTGCACACGCTGCAGGAAGCGCTGCGGCTGCAGGCGCAGCAGCCGGGGCTGCGCCGGGCTCTGCTGCTCGATGGGCTGGGCATCGTGCTGGTGCAGGCCCTGATCCTGGTGGTGGTGATTCAGCACGGGCAGCTGCTCGCCTACGGGGTGGGGTGGCTCGTGGTGGAGCGGGTGGCGGGTGCCCTGCTGCAGCTGCGCGGTGCGATCGAGCACTGGCAGCTCTGGCAACCCCAACCCCATCCATTGCTCAGCCAGCTGTATGGCTCCCGCACCGTTGCCGTTCCCATCTGGCTAAACGGCTGGCTGGGTGGTTTGCCTCACCACAGCACCCACCACGCCTTCCCGGCGATCCCTACGCGCCTCTTGCCGCTGGCCACGGCGCGGCTGCAGCAGGTGCTGCGCGCCCATGGCTACCCGCCGTTGCCGTGTTGCCTGGGCTACGCCGAGGCCTTCAAGCAGCTGGGCTGA
- a CDS encoding AbrB family transcriptional regulator: MLTGADLLAKVKELGDVSKSDIVRACGYVSTKKDGSERLNFTAFYEALLNAKGVEFGGGTAKVGKGGRKLSFTTKVQFNGNLMVGKAYTALLDLKPGDEFEIKLGRKQIRLAPLGAPDEEE; the protein is encoded by the coding sequence ATGCTCACAGGAGCAGATCTCCTCGCCAAGGTCAAAGAGCTTGGCGATGTCAGCAAGTCCGACATCGTGCGGGCTTGCGGGTATGTGTCCACGAAGAAGGATGGCTCCGAGCGTCTGAACTTCACCGCCTTCTACGAAGCGCTGCTCAACGCCAAAGGCGTTGAATTTGGTGGCGGCACCGCCAAGGTGGGCAAAGGCGGCCGCAAGCTGAGCTTCACCACCAAGGTGCAGTTCAACGGCAACCTGATGGTGGGCAAGGCCTACACCGCGCTGCTGGATCTCAAGCCCGGCGATGAGTTTGAAATCAAGCTGGGCCGCAAGCAGATTCGCCTGGCACCCCTGGGTGCTCCCGACGAAGAAGAGTGA
- a CDS encoding NAD(P)/FAD-dependent oxidoreductase: MLRLNELKLPLDHEPDAIRAALCRRLKLSPEQLRSGPEVVKRSVDARRKSQIQLAYSLEFELEPALEQRLLKRFARDPHLQPAPDTTYQLVAEAPADADLPRPVVVGAGPCGYFCALLLAQMGFKPLLLERGKPVKERSADTFGFWRRQRPFNPESNAQFGEGGAGTFSDGKLYSQVRDPRHLGRKVLEELVAAGANPEILVLHRPHIGTFKLATVVRGLRAQIRALGGEIRFESRVDRLELNPSDHSVRGVSLADGRFIPAQQVVMAVGHSARDSFAMLHTQGVAMERKPFSVGFRIEHPQPLIDAARWGSCAGHPQLGAAEYKLVHHASNGRCVYSFCMCPGGLVVGATSEPGRVVTNGMSQHSRNERNANSGIVVNIEPADVEPYGNGPDDPLAGVAFQRHWESQAYALGGKTFAAPGQRLGDFLAGRSSQTTGSVQPSYAPGVTLTDLSSALPEYAIEALREALPAFNSKIEGYAMDDAMLTGVETRTSSPIRVPRDEQLESINTPGLYPAGEGAGFAGGILSAAIDGIRVAEAVGLTLLRREHPGVPGESACGPA; encoded by the coding sequence ATGCTGCGGCTCAACGAACTGAAGCTGCCGCTCGACCACGAGCCCGATGCGATCCGCGCCGCCCTCTGCCGCCGGCTGAAACTCAGCCCCGAGCAGCTGCGCTCGGGGCCGGAGGTGGTGAAACGCAGCGTGGATGCCCGGCGCAAAAGCCAGATCCAGCTGGCCTACAGCCTGGAGTTTGAGCTGGAGCCTGCCCTGGAGCAGCGGCTGCTCAAGCGCTTTGCGCGCGACCCCCACCTGCAGCCCGCCCCCGACACCACCTATCAGCTGGTGGCCGAGGCGCCGGCAGACGCCGATCTGCCGCGGCCAGTGGTGGTGGGGGCGGGCCCCTGCGGCTACTTCTGCGCACTGCTCCTGGCCCAGATGGGCTTCAAGCCGCTGCTGCTGGAGCGGGGCAAGCCGGTGAAAGAACGCAGCGCCGACACCTTCGGGTTCTGGCGGCGCCAACGCCCGTTCAATCCTGAATCCAATGCTCAATTCGGTGAAGGGGGAGCGGGCACCTTCTCCGACGGCAAGCTCTACAGCCAGGTGCGCGACCCCCGCCACCTGGGCCGCAAGGTGCTCGAAGAGCTGGTGGCCGCCGGCGCCAACCCCGAAATCCTGGTGCTGCACCGCCCCCACATCGGGACCTTCAAGTTGGCCACGGTGGTGCGGGGCCTCAGGGCCCAGATCCGAGCGTTAGGCGGTGAAATCCGCTTCGAGAGCCGCGTGGATCGGCTCGAGCTCAACCCAAGCGATCACTCGGTTCGCGGCGTCAGCCTCGCCGATGGCCGCTTCATTCCCGCCCAGCAGGTGGTGATGGCGGTGGGGCATAGCGCCCGCGACAGCTTTGCCATGCTCCACACCCAAGGCGTGGCGATGGAACGCAAACCGTTTTCGGTGGGGTTCCGGATCGAGCACCCTCAGCCCTTGATCGATGCAGCCCGTTGGGGCAGCTGCGCTGGCCATCCCCAACTGGGAGCCGCCGAATACAAACTCGTGCACCACGCCAGCAACGGCCGCTGCGTGTACAGCTTCTGCATGTGCCCCGGCGGGCTGGTGGTGGGCGCCACCTCCGAACCGGGCCGCGTGGTGACCAACGGCATGAGCCAGCACTCCCGCAATGAGCGCAATGCCAACAGCGGCATCGTGGTGAACATCGAGCCCGCCGATGTGGAGCCCTACGGCAACGGGCCCGACGACCCTCTGGCGGGGGTGGCCTTCCAACGGCATTGGGAATCGCAGGCCTATGCCCTGGGGGGCAAAACCTTTGCCGCACCGGGCCAGCGCCTCGGTGATTTTCTGGCGGGCCGCAGCAGCCAGACAACCGGCAGCGTGCAGCCCTCCTACGCACCGGGGGTGACGCTCACCGATCTGAGCAGCGCACTACCGGAGTACGCGATTGAAGCCCTTCGAGAGGCCTTACCAGCCTTCAACAGCAAGATCGAGGGCTACGCCATGGACGACGCCATGCTCACCGGCGTGGAGACGCGAACCTCCTCCCCGATTCGGGTGCCGCGGGATGAGCAGCTCGAAAGCATCAACACCCCAGGGCTCTATCCAGCGGGAGAGGGGGCCGGCTTCGCCGGCGGAATCCTCTCGGCCGCCATCGATGGCATCCGCGTGGCGGAAGCCGTTGGCCTCACTCTTCTTCGTCGGGAGCACCCAGGGGTGCCAGGCGAATCTGCTTGCGGCCCAGCTTGA